GATGAGTACTTTGTTAATCGAGAAAAAGAATAGGCTCGGCAGCGTGTAAAACAACCCAGCAATCACATCCGGGCTGTCTAAAAAGTTACTGATCGGTTTTATCAGCAACATGCTTAAGATCGTTGCTGGTATTGAGATCAGCGCGATCAGGATCAGTGCGGAAATGGTAATTTCAGAACAATAATCACGGTCCTTATCATGCATGGAAATCAAACGCAGGACGGAATGATGCAGCCCAAAGACGACTACCTGGGAAAAGATCAGGTAGATAGCATATACCTGGTTGAAAACCCCCAGAGCTTCCTCGCCCCTAGTGGCAACGATCAGGGCATTCATCAGAAATCCGTT
The Sphingobacteriales bacterium DNA segment above includes these coding regions:
- a CDS encoding oligosaccharide flippase family protein yields the protein MKRFTEKLLTVLEKLNPEVFRKIKTSMTSRLFQGFSWNMLSLVILAANGFLMNALIVATRGEEALGVFNQVYAIYLIFSQVVVFGLHHSVLRLISMHDKDRDYCSEITISALILIALISIPATILSMLLIKPISNFLDSPDVIAGLFYTLPSLFFFSINKVLINVLNGLDEMKTFSFFRSLRYVLLPVIILIIIVLKLDSRYISL